TGATTTGTCAatcagattttaatattttaaataaacgtTTAGAACAGCTAATTAATGGCAGTTAACTGTCACACagaactcattttattttcaacacAACCCTAGGAAATAtccccatttttctattgggtggacagggaaactgaggctcagaggggatAAGGTTACGCCCATTGAGCAGCAGCTAAGGCATCAAACTCCAGATTAGGACACAACACTTCttgttcaaaatataaaatattcatactaGCTGCAGATTGAGTCTTATAGTCCCAGgaatttaggaggaaaaaaaagatgctttcatACAAATCTTTCCATACTCATTATATTCCAAATTTTACTCTCCTGCATGGAGCTTCTGATGTCGAAGAAGTGCTGAACTGTGCCTAAAGGATTTCCCACATCCAACACATTCATGaggtttttctccagtatgaattttgtAATGCTCACTAAGGTGTGCTTGTTTGCGGAAAGTTTTTTCACACTCACTACACTTATAaagtttctctccagtgtgagtccTTTCATGTTCAACAAGGGAAGAGTTCTGAGTGAAGGCTTTACCACATTGACTGCATATGTAGGGCTTCTCTCCTGAATGAATTCTCTGATGCTGCATGAGGCATGCACTCTGattaaaggctttcccacattcattacacttAAAAGGTTTATCTCCAGAATGACTCCTCTGATGCCGAGTAAGGCATACGCTCTGActgaaggctttgccacattctgtgcatttataaggtttctctccagtatgaattcgcTGATGTTTAATAAGGGATGGGCTCTGAcaaaaggcttttccacattcactgcatttatagggtttctctccagtatgaattctcagATGCTGAACAAGAACTGCTTTTGTTTGAAAGGCTTTctcacattcattacatttataaGGTTTCTCTCCCGTATGAATTCGCAGATGTTGAGTAAGATTTGACTGTTTGCGGAAACAAGTTCCACATTCAATGCATACATAGGGCTTCTCTCCTCTGTGAATCCTCTGGTGCTGGGTAAGAGATGATCTCTGAGTAAAGAACTTTCCACATTCACTACACTTTGAAGGTTTCTTCTTCATGTTAATGCTCCAATGTTTCATTTTTAGTGATATTTGGCTGGAATTCATGCTGCTTATAACACCAAATTCACACAGTAATACCGTTCTCCTAGGAAAGGTTACTGTTTGTGtgtgctcacacacatgcattGCTATCCTCTCCTTCATCCCTGAAGgatttcccttcctcttccttgttCAGCATGCTTTCTCAATTTCTCCAAAAGTGAACCCCTGATGATCAGCCTCTCTGAAGAAAGAGATTAAGTAATGACAGGTCTTAGGAATTCTATAAAATTCCCTATCATGATTGATTCTGAAACAATCAAATACTAAAAACTAACCCAGGTAACTTGGGATCATCCAGATTTGCATCCATCCACAGTCATAAATAACTGGAAAATGTGAAAGGAGTAAGTATCCTAGACTTGAGAAAATTAAGTTAGGGAAACTTATTGTCCACTTACAGTCTCTACTCAAAAAACAGAGGAATAATAATTCAATTTCCTTAGGTTGCCTACTAGTGATAATCAAAGAGTTTCCCTCCTAAGACTTCAAATGTGATCCAGGCTGTAACTTTCAATAGGCCTATCTCACCAATCCTTCCTTATTCAGTCACCTTTACAGGTGTTGCTTTGGATCTCtctttctctacaaaacattCACCATCTATAGTTCTCTACCTAGGTCCAACTGGAAACATATGGGTTTGAAAACTAAAGTCCTGCCTACGGAAAGAGAGTAAGATATTGCtgttttctttcaggaaaatTAGAGACGTGGTCCTCAAAGAAGAAGCTTTAATTGGACAGTAACTTGACTACAGCATCATGGTCCAGGAGCTAGCCCTCACCTTTGTAGCCAACGAAATACTTCAGAATCTGAAATATATTAATCAGCTTTATAAGGGGAATGATATAGAATATAAAGTGACTTTGCTTATTTACAAGGAAAAATTTTTATGCTCAATATAGAGCTGGTTAACACATTCTCTGGACTTTAGAAAACTGTCTGGGAACCAAATCATTGTCATCAGGGCACTCTTTGGGAAATAAAGAACTGGAGAAAGAATAAATTACTTAATTGATCATAATTAAATGCTCATCAAATTTTGAAACCCTGGTGCCCTAAATAAGCCACACAGAATTAAAGAATGAATATTCAGATGCTGCACATCAGAGCAACCTCTTCCCTAGGTAGTGCCGGATACTAACACATTCTTATTCTCTGAGGCCCATTTTTATCTTAGTTTTCTAATCATGTAAATTACACATATATAAcctcactttaaaatatttagataatatAGAAGTATATAATATAGGCAAGGCatagtggcttgcacctataatctcaacactttgagaggctgaggcagggctgggtgtagtggctcatgcctgtaatccaaacactttggaggccagggtgggcagatcacctgaggtcgggagttcaagaccagtctgaccaacatggtgaaaccctgtctttaaaaataaaagagagagagaggctgaggcaggaggatcgcttgaggccaggagtttaataTCGTTACTATCCTAGAGTAGTATCACCAACGACAAAAATTAGTGAGTGGGTAGACTTCAGGGAGATGTGGCAATGCACAAAGAAAGAGGGCAGGTCCTTCTAAGGACTAAGCATCAggagtaaatatttctttataggaGATCAGCTTGGAGCCCAAAGGCTCCCCAAAGCCTACTGGAAAAGCCATTGATTTCAAAAGTCCTGCAAGCCTACACAGCAGAAGGCAGTAGGACCAGAAATGGATCCAGTCAAGAGATGTGGATTCTAGTCTCAGCTGTCACTGATTTATTCAGAAATCTGAAGCAGGTCACTCACTCTCATCCAtttcttatttgttaaataaaagtgaaaatctagaaaatattgaAAGCTTCCTCTAGTATCAACATTCTGCAGTGCTTTGATTGTATATACAGATGGGAAAAGAGCAAAAACCTCAAACCGAGCCCTTCCAGTTCATCTTTGAgtctatttattcattatttgaaaAGTACTAAATGAGCTAGCAGTGAGGTGAGTGGGTCTTGTTCAGAACCAGCTGAATCAACAGCAGGGAAACTTACTGTCAGTTATCCTCCTACAATTAGAATTGGGGGAATTTCTGTAAAATAAGAGGATTGCCTTTGTGTGAGGAGTATCTGCTGCAACATGTTAAGGACCCTTCATAAGGAAAAGGTTTCAAGAACCCCTCCTAATGTAAAGAACACTTATTCGAAGGCAGAAACCTTGTTTCCTGTCTAATATATCCCAATCCACTCGCATATTTTAACTGACACTGAACAAACTGttcaattattttcaaacttctctttttttccccgtTTGATCAAATAAGCCACTGATTATTTTCAAGCTTGTCATCAACCTTTAATATTTAGCTCAAATGTAAATCTCGATACTTTCCTTGTGGGaaatttttcttaacttttccaAGGCAGCTTCTCCTCTACATTCTCAAAGAATTACTTTTCCAAAGCACCTTCTCTACATTCTCAAAGAATTACTTTTCCAAGGCACCTTCTCCTCTACATTCTCAAAGAATTACTTTTCCAAGCACCTTCTCCTCTACATTCTCAAAGAATATTACATGTTCCGACTGTAGGACTTTCTACTCTGATTATATTCTCTTCCTCCACCAAACTTACAAGTATGCCATGGGTTCTGGggctaggacttttttttttttttttttgagacggagtttcgctcttgttacccaggctggagtgcaatggtgcgatctcggctcaccgcaacctccgcctcctgggttcaggcaattctcctgcctcagcctcctgagtagctgggattacaggcacgtgccaccatgcccagctaattttttgtatttttagtagagacggggtttcaccatgttgaccaggatggtctcgatctcttgacctcgtgatccacccgcctcggcctcccaaagtgctgggattacaggcttgagccaccgcgcccggctggggcTAGGACTTTTGAACAAGTTACCTAATCTTTTTTTGCTCCCGCTTTTCAACGGTTAAATGGAGATGATAACAGTAAGTACTTTACAGGGTTGTGGTGACGAATGAGTGGGTAACTCCATGGCAACTATTTAGAAGAACGCTAGCTGGTAAGCATTAAATAATGCCTGCTATTAAAGTATTATTATAGTGTCTACAAGTCTTCATACAGTACCTAATTTGTtgctgttaaagaaaaataaataatgaagggAAGGTGATAACTCTTGCATATACTTATGTCAACCCGCATAACTTTGGAAACGGCAAGGCAGCAAACAGTATTCACTTCCGGAAATCAGAAAAGTAAAGTGCCCAAAAGTTCACTGACTTGCTCAAGTACGTACAAATCGAACCCAGGTCCCCCGACTCCCAGCCTAGGGCTCTTGAACAACCTCTCCTTTCTTCATGGCAAGCTTGCCCCAGGCCCCCAGCCTCTGCTCCAAAGGCCCTCTGGGATGGAAGACGCCCTGCGTCCCGAGGGAGGCGCTGGAATCTACCCACAGCAGCCGGGCACAGCAGAGACCGCTCACCGTGCGCTTCCTGCGGCGCTCCGCTCTTGCACCTAGCAACACTCAGGTCTCTGGACGCCGCCGGGCGGAATGGAGCAAGTCCCTGACGCACCACGCCGGCGTGACGTCAGCAGTCCGCGCCTCTGGCCAATAACGGCTACCGTCTCCTCTCTAGGAAGACGGGAGTGGCTTCCTCTCGGTGGTCCCTCCCCGCCGGAAAGCGGAGGATTTCGGTCCTGCGCCGGCAAAGACCGGCGCTAGAAACCGCTTGCAAGCCCACCTGACGGGCGTCTTCCAGCACAGGGAAACGGAATGGAAGTCAGGAGGGTCGACCGCAAGGAGCTCTTACTGTGCATCAGTCCATCCTGCAAGGCCGCTGCATTTAGCTTCCTATGTTACTGTCCGTTGGGGATTCTCAAGGCTTTCACAAAACTGGCTTCCACCTTCCTCACACATCTTCACCGCTAAGAAAACTGACCTTGTCACAGGAATCCCTGACATTTAAGTGACCCAAGATGTTTGTTCAAGTGGCCAAAAGAAGAGCTCTGCAggcctggcgaggtggctcacgcctgtaatcccagcactttgggaggctgaagcaggcggttcacctgaggtcaggagttcgagaccagcctggccaacgtggcgaaaccatctctcctaaaaatacaaaattagctgggcatgatgtatgcctgtagtcccagctacttggtaggctgagtcaggagaatcacctgaacctaggacgtgaaggttgcagtgagctgagatcatgccatccatcctgggtgacaagagtgagactgtcaaaacaaacaaacaaacaaaaaaacctctctgCTTTGGGCTTAAATCCCCAATTTTCGGTGTTTGAACTTTGCAactttacctctctgtgcctgcttCCTCAATTATTGGATATAATAATGGTACCAAgtttcatagggttgttgtgaggattaaatgaggttaATATGTGTGAATTAGTAAGAACgtctagtatttttaaaatctttggtgAATGTTAGGACTATGATCTGTTTCTCAAATCCCAGCTTCAGTCCCTATTGTTCGGCCTTGGCTTCAGGGACTTTTCAAGGCCTGAAGGTAGCACACCCATCCGTTTCTACAAAACTTCACATCTTGCTGGCCCTAACTCAGGAAATATTTGCACACATGGGTTTATATTGATGGGTAGAGTCTACAGATGAAGGCATGAGCAGAGAGTACCTTATTCACTTCCAAGAATTCTTACTGATCTGCAAGCTCAGGACAATGGGGCTGTTTGCATACCATCGTATCCCTAGTGTGCAGCATATAGTAGTGAACACTTGCTGACTAAATGAGATGCAGCAGAGAAATTAACCATtccagaccaggcacagtggctcacacctataatacaagcactttgggaggccaaagcaggcagatcacaaggtcaggaatttgagaccaggctgaccagcatggtgaaacttcatctctactaaaaatacaaaaattagccaggcatggtggcatgcacctgtaatctcagctactcaggaggcagaggcaggagaattgcttgaacccaggaggcagatgttgcagtgagctgagattacgccactgcactccaacctgggcgacagagcgagattccatctaaaaaaaaaaaaacaaactaccaaTTCCAatctgcagtgagctaggatcatgccactgcactccagcctgggtaacagaaccaGATGGCTGTTTTCCCAAAATGGAGTCCTTTTCGGACACAAATCAGGAATGATGGTGCCACAGACAGGTCATCACTATCTTTGGCTAAAAAGTGACCCTTTGTAAAACTGTCAGTTGACATGCCATGTATCAAGTTTCCTTGACTTTCTGGGTGTCACATTCTCAGCACTTGTTTGGAATCAGAGAGCAAGTTCTTCCCTCTAGCCCTAACATCCCACAAGCCACAAGCCAGAGAGCCTAGGTCTAATTATTCATTCCCCAAACATTAGGGTTCAAAGAATCTCCAAATCGGCAGGCTGTAGTGTGTGGAAGAGATTAAGTCTGGAGTGAGGTACCCTAGGTAGACAGGTAACTAGAAATAGTAATCTGGACTTTAATAGTTTGGGCTGAGCTTCTTTCAATGAGGTGGAAAATGAGTGGTAGGGATGGACACCAAAAACATTCCATAAAACTAAAATAACCTTAGCGCTTATGTGGCCAGTggacaaaataaatgaaactaatgCCACATATCGTCAAGATTAGGTTTCTGCCTTATGTAGAAAGTAGGGGCCAAAATGTATAATCAACTTGTCACCCTCACACTCAGGGAAGTCTGAGATTCTGATAACAACGATCTTGTAACAAGTGAGTTCCTCACATCCTCAGGATGGGGAAAAATCGGAGCACTACGTTGCTGGGACAGATCCTAATGTGTGTGACAGATTATACTGTTTGCTGAGAACGACAGCAAGGAAAACCAAGCCGGCCCCCAAGTGGAAAACCACTCAGGGTGTTTTGAAGTAGTGGAAAATGTATGCATATCATATGATGGTTAAGCCAATTCTTTAAACACAGGACACATGACCCTGCCCCCATTGTTGCCTTGTGGAGAATGCCCATGTGCTGTGAGAAAACAGAGAACACCTGCTCGTTAATCACCTGTTTGACAGAGAATAAATATGTGGGTCAGAGTCTGTTCAAGGCTCTCAACTCAGAATGCTGTTAGCCCCCTGATCCCACTTTGCACTGTAtctctgtatttatttcttaattcctTCTGTGCCACTGGTTTGGGGTCTCCATGAGTACTAAGTGGTCAATTCTAGGGtggatgctgtggctcaggcctgtaatctaagcactatGGGAATCcgaggtaagaggatcacctgagggcaggagtttgagacgagcctgggtaacatagcaagaacctCTCTGTGGGTTTTTGCTACAGATACagatagtaaaagaaaataaacttttttttcttttttctggagatggagtttcgctattgttacccaggctggagtgcaatggcacaacctcggctcaccgcaacctccgcctcctgggttcaggcaattttcctgcctcagtctcctgagtagctgggactacaggcatgtgccaccatgcccagctaatgttttttttgtatttttagtagagacggggtttcaccatgttgatcaggatggtctcgatctcttgacctcgtgatcctcccacctcagcctcccaaagtgctgggattacaggcttgagccaccgcgcccggctgaaaataaactttttaaaaattagccaggcatggtagctcctgcctgtagacccaaatacttgggaggctgaggtgagaggattgcttaagcctgggatgtctaggctgcagtgagctaggatcatgccactgcactccagcctgggtaacagaaccatctcaaaaaaaaaaaaaaaaaaaaaaagtggtcagttctataaaaaataaagagacctATGGAACAAAGGTATGATCAACAAAGAGAAAAGTGAATGAAGTGCAAGGACACTCTAGTTTAAACCTCATCTGACACTGGTTGTGTGGTCTTGAACAACCCAAAccatatcttttctcttttgttctgaAGATCTGATGTGGCTTCATCCCTGCTGTGTCCTTCTGAAGTCATGAATTAAATTTCAGTGTaccaagaaaaagcaaaacaaattcttTATCATCCCAGAGCCCAAAAGCTCAGGAAGTGTTTCCACTTCggaacttttaaatttaaattttttttcagagagaaagtctcactctctgacacacaggctgaagtgcagtggcgtgatcctagctcactgaagCTCCaaaacacctggactcaagtgatattTCCACCTCAGGTTCAGCGTCCAGAACAGcgaggactataggcatgcagcaccatacccgccttttttttttttttttttttttttttttttggtagagacaaggtcttgctatgtttcacaggatgctctcaaactcctggcctgagtcaatcctcccacctcagacttctgagtagttaagattacaggtgtaggccaccatgcctggcccactttgGGGTTTGCAAGCTCCAGATGCTCTCCTGCTAAGCCAGCATTGCTCTTCAGTTCCTGCttattatttaatagatattCCAGTTGACACAGATATGCCTCTGAAGCTGCATGCATCTTCCTCGTCCTGTTGACCCTGACATCAATGTAATTGAAAGCATTTTGTTAAACTGTGATAGGCCTTTAAAATCTCTAATCAAAAAGTATGACTTTTTCTTATGGGATCCTGTTGAATACAACCACACACTCTGCATCTTAGGGAAAGTTTTAGAATTCTTGCTTCTGGCAGACATTTCATGGACACACATACTCACCCCACCTCCTTCCTGCTGTCAACTGGGGACCTAAGTCACAACCCACAGACTGGCACAGAAATGTCTGACTCTTCAGTGtagttcaacaaatacttattgagtaccTTCTAAGTACCAGGCACTGTTGACACAAAGGCAAACAAATTTCACATTGTTGTTTTCCTAGCAAAGCTGAAAAAGGGAAAGATATGTGACCAAACCATTATAATGCAAcataataaaatgatgaaaaatacaaGACTGAGTAGAAAATACATGAAGTTAGAGACAGCTCTGAGATGTTGCCTGAGCACATTCCTAAGTGACAAATGGGAGTTTTCCAGGCAAGCAGAAGCAGGGATGGGAACTGAGGCAATAGGAACAGTATGTGCAAAAATGTCCAAGTAGAGTCCAGAGGTGATATCGCAGAATCACAGAAATTTGAACTATGGAATAGAATATGCCAGGCAAGGAATGGCAGCTGAGAATGGTAATTCAGGCATTGGTCAGATTAGGGGCCTCACATGCCTCTTTAAAGGCCTAGTACTTTATTTTGAGAACAATAAAGCAGCCAGTTATGCTTACAACGATcaagaagaaatgtgaaaaatggcCTAGTAGGGCAAGAAACTGCAAgactattaaatttttaaaaagggagtccaggcacagtggctcatgcctataatctcagcactttgggaggctgaggcaggcatattgcttgagcccaggagtccaagccaagcctgggcaacatggtaaaacccaattctacaaaaaaaatacaaaaactagccaagcatagtggcacatacctgtaatcccagctacttgggaggactgcttgagcctgggaggtgggggttgcgcatgtcccagctacttgggagggtgaaatgagaggatcacttgagcctgggaggtgggggttgtgcatgtcccacctacttgggaggatgaaatgggaggatcacttgagcctggaaggtgggagttgcagtgagcagagaccatgccactgcattccagcctgggcaacagagtaagatcctgtctcaaaaaaattaaaattaaaattaaggggACTGGGCTACAGCAATTGCAGTGGAGATGGCTTCCAGAAGTAGGAGATAACTTCAACAGGACACAGTGGTTGAATGGATATGAAGATTGAGTAAGAGGGAAAACTGAGGGTGAGGGCAATGCTTAGGCTTGGGGCCATGCTGGAGTGACTAGGCACATCGTTGGCCAACAACTGAGAGAAAATCAGGAGCACATAAATGCAAGTGTGAGAATATGGGGTCAGGGTAGTGGAAAGACCAATTATTTACCTTTCTGTTTCCCCAGAAAGTGAAAACATGCCAGATTTTCTCAGTCTGATAATCAAAAATTCAGGATCAAGTCTCCATTTGAGAAAATCTTTCCCACAAGAACTtacaggtatcttttttttttttttttttttttttttttgagaaagtctcactctgtctcccaggctggagtgcactggcagtcttggctgactgcagc
The genomic region above belongs to Saimiri boliviensis isolate mSaiBol1 chromosome 8, mSaiBol1.pri, whole genome shotgun sequence and contains:
- the ZNF501 gene encoding zinc finger protein 501; translation: MKERIAMHVCEHTQTVTFPRRTVLLCEFGVISSMNSSQISLKMKHWSINMKKKPSKCSECGKFFTQRSSLTQHQRIHRGEKPYVCIECGTCFRKQSNLTQHLRIHTGEKPYKCNECEKAFQTKAVLVQHLRIHTGEKPYKCSECGKAFCQSPSLIKHQRIHTGEKPYKCTECGKAFSQSVCLTRHQRSHSGDKPFKCNECGKAFNQSACLMQHQRIHSGEKPYICSQCGKAFTQNSSLVEHERTHTGEKLYKCSECEKTFRKQAHLSEHYKIHTGEKPHECVGCGKSFRHSSALLRHQKLHAGE